Proteins from one Phocoena sinus isolate mPhoSin1 chromosome 8, mPhoSin1.pri, whole genome shotgun sequence genomic window:
- the LOC116758311 gene encoding lysine-specific demethylase 4D-like produces the protein MKAMKSKSNWAQNPSCSIMVFHPTKEEFNDFNKYIAYMESQGAHRAGLAKIIPPQDWKARKTYDDIDDILIAAPLQQVISGQAGVFTQHHKKNKAMTLSEYRRLANSERHQTPFYSDFEDLERKYWKTRPYGSPVYGADVSGSLFDENTKQWNLGHLGTIQDLLEQECGVVIEGINTPYLYFGMWKTAFAWHTEDMDLYSINYLHFGEPKTWYAVPPEHGRRLERLARELFPGSSRGCKAFLRHKVALISPTVLKDNGIPFGQVTQEAGEFIVTFPYGYHSGFNHGFNCAEAINFASPRWIDYGKVASQCSCGEAQVAFSTDAFVRILQPKRYELWKRGQDRTVVDHTQTTEPSSQFLNAWREVCASGGPALRRRHGPSRSASHRRPPVAACHGTRCRVPVDPASPPPSPARGSCSVAQFGAAAAYSSAEPGLTPPLPAGPSAADLHLPGRYGPRRRPREEGTQDPTVRARTKRRLSFDTTHPSLDVEAQLPFAGDPLMDSPALLSPWLQHPSKPSGCCCAPALQPLGPPLDPENPMHPGPCLPSLEGITSSVLDSLPLIPPYVPGTVRVFPRDDAGNCRAPMNFREGLSLNHSYASKSLVPAAETSLLHTLDCDPLGLKLETPASLESCEEFLTNAWYSICEPMTTEEFAKCDFI, from the coding sequence ATGAAAGCTATGAAGTCTAAGTCCAACTGGGCCCAGAACCCAAGTTGTAGCATAATGGTATTTCATCCAACCAAAGAAGAGTTTAATGATTTCAATAAATACATTGCTTATATGGAATCCCAAGGTGCACACCGAGCAGGCCTGGCTAAGATAATTCCACCCCAGGACTGGAAAGCCAGAAAGACCTATGATGACATCGATGACATCTTAATAGCTGCTCCCCTCCAGCAGGTGATTTCTGGGCAGGCAGGTGTGTTTACTCAGcaccacaaaaagaataaagccaTGACCCTGAGCGAGTATCGCCGGTTAGCAAACAGTGAAAGACACCAGACTCCATTCTACTCTGATTTTGAGGATCTGGAGCGAAAATATTGGAAAACGCGCCCCTATGGTTCACCAGTATATGGTGCGGACGTCAGTGGCTCCTTATTCGATGAGAACACGAAGCAGTGGAACCTTGGACATCTGGGAACCATTCAGGACCTGCTGGAACAGGAGTGCGGAGTGGTCATCGAGGGCATCAACACCCCCTACCTTTACTTTGGCATGTGGAAGACCGCCTTCGCCTGGCACACGGAGGACATGGACCTTTACAGCATCAACTACCTGCACTTCGGGGAGCCCAAGACTTGGTACGCGGTGCCCCCGGAGCACGGCCGGCGCCTGGAACGCCTGGCCAGGGAGCTTTTCCCGGGCAGCTCGCGGGGCTGTAAGGCCTTCCTGCGACACAAGGTGGCTCTCATCTCGCCCACGGTCCTCAAGGACAACGGCATCCCCTTCGGTCAGGTCACTCAGGAGGCTGGAGAGTTCATAGTGACGTTTCCCTATGGCTACCACTCTGGCTTCAACCATGGTTTCAACTGCGCGGAAGCCATCAATTTCGCCTCCCCGCGCTGGATCGATTATGGCAAAGTGGCGTCGCAGTGCAGCTGCGGGGAGGCCCAGGTCGCCTTCTCCACGGACGCCTTCGTGCGCATCCTGCAACCGAAGCGCTACGAGCTGTGGAAACGCGGGCAGGACCGGACCGTGGTGGACCACACGCAGACCACGGAGCCCAGCAGCCAGTTCCTGAATGCCTGGAGGGAGGTCTGCGCTTCTGGGGGACCCGCGCTCCGCCGGAGGCACGGTCCGTCCCGCAGCGCCTCGCACCGCCGTCCGCCCGTGGCCGCCTGCCATGGGACCCGCTGTCGAGTCCCTGTGGATCCTGCGTCCCCGCCCCCCTCGCCGGCCCGGGGTTCTTGCTCTGTTGCCCAGTTCGGGGCTGCGGCTGCCTACAGCTCCGCGGAACCCGGCCTGACTCCGCCTCTGCCCGCAGGTCCATCTGCTGCGGATCTCCACCTACCTGGACGATACGGTCCTCGTCGTCGTCCTCGGGAAGAGGGGACTCAGGATCCGACTGTCCGGGCCCGGACTAAGAGGCGCCTCTCCTTCGACACAACGCACCCATCTCTGGACGTTGAAGCTCAGCTCCCGTTTGCTGGCGATCCCTTGATGGACAGCCCTGCATTGCTGAGTCCATGGCTGCAGCATCCTTCTAAGCCTTCCGGGTGCTGTTGTGCCCCTGCCCTTCAACCCTTGGGTCCTCCATTGGATCCCGAAAATCCGATGCACCCTGGCCCATGCCTGCCATCTCTGGAGGGTATTACATCCAGTGTCCTTGACAGCCTCCCTTTGATTCCTCCCTATGTCCCTGGGACTGTGAGAGTGTTTCCCAGGGACGATGCTGGGAACTGCAGGGCCCCCATGAACTTCCGTGAGGGTTTAAGTTTGAACCACTCTTATGCCTCTAAGAGTCTTGTCCCAGCTGCAGAGACCAGTCTTCTGCACACCCTTGACTGTGATCCCCTGGGGCTAAAGCTAGAGACACCTGCATCTCTCGAGTCCTGCGAGGAATTTCTCACCAATGCATGGTATTCAATCTGTGAGCCCATGACTACTGAAGAATTTGCTAAATGTGATTTTATCTGA